Proteins from one Rosa chinensis cultivar Old Blush chromosome 7, RchiOBHm-V2, whole genome shotgun sequence genomic window:
- the LOC112177569 gene encoding BAG family molecular chaperone regulator 5, mitochondrial, with protein MVCGLYKTIATVHSEADEFQHLIQRQEKVDALRSSVQEKLRMNEALMKLLLSLDSVTGVDPTVREARRKVSRQIVGLQEIVDAIVQEDMEGFWGGCSGGFGRDYWNDVVAEMEEGWCRERGGEEMERFSAEYLGFRFARRRDIRGAPQLPWLVHPHNPRSKIFSSLTNGQVHKLRLPPGGWWFYGSSKGWLIMVKGKGLNAEILVLNPISGAQHKVPSFHDESVVIDHEADSFLENIELSSPNESECMVAARSF; from the exons ATGGTTTGCGGCCTCTACAAGACAATCGCGACCGTCCATTCCGAGGCCGACGAGTTCCAGCACCTGATCCAACGGCAGGAGAAGGTCGACGCCTTAAGGAGCAGTGTGCAGGAGAAGCTGAGGATGAACGAGGCGCTGATGAAGTTGCTACTGAGTTTGGACTCCGTGACCGGGGTGGACCCCACGGTGAGGGAGGCAAGGAGGAAGGTGAGCCGTCAGATTGTGGGGCTGCAGGAGATCGTGGACGCGATTGTTCAGGAAGACATGGAGGGGTTCTGGGGTGGGTGCAGCGGTGGGTTTGGGAGGGACTACTGGAACGACGTCGTGGCGGAGATGGAGGAGGGGTGGTGTAGGGAGAGAGGAGGTGAGGAAATGGAGAGGTTTTCTGCTGAGTATTTGGGGTTTCGCT TTGCTAGGCGAAGAGACATCCGTGGTGCTCCGCAGCTCCCCTGGTTAGTACACCCTCATAACCCTAGGTCCAAGATATTTTCGAGCCTCACTAATGGTCAAGTTCACAAGTTGAGGCTCCCTCCAGGAGGGTGGTGGTTTTATGGTTCTTCTAAAGGTTGGTTGATTATGGTCAAAGGAAAAGGACTAAACGCTGAGATACTTGTACTAAACCCGATTTCTGGAGCCCAGCACAAGGTTCCATCTTTCCATGATGAGTCTGTAGTAATTGATCATGAAGCTGATTCTTTCCTCGAAAATATTGAATTATCTAGCCCAAACGAGTCCGAATGTATGGTGGCTGCGCGCAGTTTTTAA
- the LOC121050359 gene encoding uncharacterized protein LOC121050359, whose protein sequence is MECEDPSQLVHGTPLGDGNVRFSIYAALEEKAKVPFPVKDEIETVKQAMGSWVAWPKHLVIKSHLKKPLKDSAEKKKKRKEIGEEDSEIEFGLAKLAPSLLASLKMLCLWGEDAFKDGHTISFYMELVVFGFSRKTYILGKDVRRLASMRELTRTCIVVYQRYLYDQLKAYKMLDMVEFFDPSLVGAVGCGNGTVRAQHIKDRLATAKPGQMFLLPFNSGDHWTLTLVDPDKQSAYFMDPLKRSLPTGDWMSIVETAMSMYNAEKKKQGRSSVQWKNLAGIPPQPSNKECGYFIMRYMRDIIEDKDMSLFPTKWERRGSSQYTQADIDQVQNEWGKFVVNTYVHEP, encoded by the exons ATGGAGTGCGAGGATCCTTCCCAACTCGTTCATGGCACTCCACTAGGGGATGGCAATGTGCGCTTTTCTATATATGCCGCGCTTGAGGAGAAAGCAAAAGTGCCATTTCCTGtgaaagatgaaattgaaacagTGAAGCAGGCTATGGGGAGTTGGGTAGCATGGCCTAAACACCTAGTCATAAAATCACATCTCAAG AAACCTCTCAAGGATAgtgctgaaaagaagaagaaaaggaaagagataGGGGAAGAGGACTCAGAGATTGAATTTGGCTTGGCTAAATTGGCACCATCATTACTAGCTTCATTGAAGATGTTATGTTTGTGGGGTGAAGATGCATTCAAAGATGGGCATACAATCAGCTTCTACATGGAGCTTGTAGTGTTTGGATTTTCTCGCAAGACTTATATATTGGGAAAAGATGTTCGGCGACTGGCAAGCATGAGGGAATTAACTAGAACTTGCATTGTAGTGTACCAGAG GTACCTCTATGATCAGTTGAAGGCTTATAAAATGCTTGACATGGTTGAATTTTTTGACCCTTCACTTGTTGGTGCTGTGGGGTGTGGGAATGGAACTGTCAGGGCCCAACACATCAAAGATAGGCTTGCAACTGCTAAACCAGGACAGATGTTCTTGTTGCCATTTAACTCGGG TGATCATTGGACTTTGACACTTGTTGATCCGGACAAACAAAGCGCCTATTTTATGGACCCGCTGAAAAGAAGCTTACCCACAGGAGATTGGATGTCTATCGTGGAAAC TGCTATGAGTATGTATAATgctgaaaagaaaaagcaaGGCCGGAGTTCAGTCCAATGGAAAAATTTGGCT GGCATTCCTCCCCAACCTAGCAACAAGGAGTGTGGATACTTTATCATGCGATACATGAGAGATATCATTGAGGATAAAGACATGTCATTGTTTCCTACGAAG tgggagaggagaggcagcagccaatacacccaagcagatattgatcaagtgcaaaatgagtgggggaagtttgttgtcaacacatatgtgcatGAGCCTTGA
- the LOC112177570 gene encoding serine/threonine-protein phosphatase 4 regulatory subunit 2-like, with product MEDNEGEDEGDNNNEEEEEEEEEEGDREDDNDGNYSDDDDEDNYSDDDDEGNGDDEEGSFKIYKIGSEKDNLISIDNFGDQILILEDQGSLLSLSTSDFEELEGNCIYFGSDNGNDKLDPLDTLKPNIARDLDAFYLIDGAIEPSFPNLNMPIQLFTPILL from the exons ATGGAAGACAATGAGGGTGAAGATGAAGGCGACAAcaacaatgaagaagaagaagaggaggaggaggaggagggtg ATAGGGAGGATGATAATGATGGCAACTacagtgatgatgatgatgaagacaactatagtgatgatgatgatgaaggcAATGGTGATGATGAGGAAGGCTCTTTCAAAATATACAAGATTGGATCTGAGAAAGACAACCTTATTAGTATAGATAATTTCGGGGACCAAATACTTATTTTGGAAGACCAAGGTTCTTTGTTGTCCCTCTCAACAAGTGACTTCGAAGAGTTAGaaggaaattgcatttattttgGGTCAGATAATGGAAACGACAAGTTAGATCCTCTAGACACTCTTAAACCAAATATAGCGCGCGACTTAGACGCCTTCTACTTAATAGATGGAGCAATTGAGCCATCATTTCCAAATCTCAACATGCCAATACAGTTGTTCACTCCAATTTTGTTATAA
- the LOC112177571 gene encoding zinc finger BED domain-containing protein RICESLEEPER 2-like translates to MRMTTVAIRNAVRYVRSSASSQRLDFFKECVERVKLECKELVVLDVPTRWNSTFLRLERALKLQKAFDRMTEDDAEQSNSCLLDIASPMQDKFNKYWGSFEKLNPYLFIGIVLNPCHKLEKVVDYFEILDGEMDEKVEANTKRVKDLLYDLHKVYEEEGRENGVSEVSVTQASSEGVSSSIKGCTELERKLKEKEQRRRAKKAEIINNDVDRYLGDPIEGDGEDFDLLNWWRVNEVYKYLTLVRVAKEILAIPVSTIAWKSSFSTSGTIIDQYHSSLSPRMVEALICSQNWLRSENVYLHQVPTIEEMDCVKKQKENCLRCHVELQWGVVGVV, encoded by the exons ATGAGGATGACCACTGTGGCCATTCGGAATGCAGTGAGGTATGTTAGATCCTCGGCCTCCTCACAAAGACTTGATTTTTTCAAAGAGTGTGTTGAAAGGGTGAAACTAGAGTGCAAAGAGCTTGTGGTTTTAGATGTCCCtactaggtggaattccacattCTTGAGGTTGGAACGGGCTTTGAAACTCCAAAAAGCTTTTGATAGAATGACAGAAGATGATGCTG AACAATCTAACTCGTGCTTGTTGGACATTGCATCACCCATGCAAGACAAGTTTAATAAGTATTGGGGTAGCTTTGAAAAGTTGAATCCCTATTTGTTCATTGGTATTGTTCTTAATCCATGTCATAAGCTTGAAAAAGTTGTTGATTATTTTGAGATACTTGATGGGGAGATGGATGAAAAAGTGGAAGCTAACACAAAGAGAGTGAAAGATCTCTTGTATGACCTTCACAAGGTGTATGAAGAAGAGGGAAGAGAAAATGGTGTTAGTGAGGTTAGTGTCACTCAAGCATCAAGTGAGGGGGTGTCTTCTTCAATTAAAGGTTGTACGGAGTTAGAAAGGAAGTTGAAAGAGAAGGAGCAAAGGAGAAGAGCAAAGAAAGCCGAGATCATCAACAATGATGTGGatagatatcttggagatcctaTTGAAGGTGATGGTGAAGACTTTGACTTGTTGAATTGGTGGAGGGTGAATGAAGTTTATAAATATCTCACATTGGTCCGCGTTGCGAAGGAGATTCTAGCTATTCCGGTGTCAACCATAGCTTGGAAATCTTCCTTTAGCACAAGTGGGACGATTATTGATCAATATCATAGCTCCCTAAGTCCTAGAATGGTGGAGGCCTTGATATGTAGCCAAAATTGGCTTAGAAGTGAAAATGTGTATTTACATCAAGTGCCTACCATTGAGGAGATGGATTGTGTGAAGAAGCAGAAAGAG AATTGCTTAAGATGCCATGTTGAGCTGCAATGGGGAGTAGTTGGAGTG gtttga
- the LOC112177572 gene encoding SMR domain-containing protein At5g58720: MTFRFEVAATREEEEAEQFLWSMLGDESELNLGVVRDVLSQCGYEVEKALDALLELSSSSSETWYCVGDTHQSYKEVLAGTTSKAHRSTSSDNLSQVVLESLFNKSKRRSPENEEPRTMNSWKNSMKELQESSGPELHVAIRAEYDAYRGTAKQHWDSVTSHYQKAATAYSNGSRAYAGYLSEQAKVKAKLAREADEKASQEIFKARNKDKWINNGVITIDLHGQHVKQAMKLLKIHLLKGTNAQSLRHLRVITGCGAGKSILKQSVIRLIQNEGIKWNEENPGAVLIKLASQRQLQVHG; this comes from the coding sequence ATGACGTTCAGATTTGAAGTTGCTGCTACTAGAGAAGAGGAGGAGGCCGAACAGTTTCTTTGGTCTATGCTCGGAGACGAGTCGGAGTTAAACTTGGGTGTTGTTAGGGATGTCCTTTCTCAGTGTGGGTATGAAGTTGAAAAGGCCTTGGATGCCCTACTTGAGTTATCTTCTTCCTCAAGTGAGACATGGTATTGTGTGGGAGATACTCACCAGAGTTATAAAGAGGTTCTTGCTGGTACTACTTCCAAAGCTCACCGGAGTACGAGCTCAGATAACCTCTCTCAGGTGGTGTTGGAATCTTTGTTCAACAAATCTAAGAGGAGGAGTCCAGAAAATGAAGAACCAAGAACCATGAATTCTTGGAAGAATAGTATGAAGGAATTGCAAGAGTCATCAGGACCTGAGCTTCATGTTGCCATAAGAGCTGAATATGATGCATATAGAGGGACTGCAAAGCAGCACTGGGATTCAGTAACGTCCCACTATCAGAAAGCTGCAACTGCATATTCAAACGGATCGCGGGCATACGCAGGTTACCTCTCTGAGCAGGCGAAGGTAAAGGCGAAATTGGCACGAGAGGCGGATGAGAAGGCAAGCCAGGAGATCTTCAAAGCTAGAAACAAGGATAAGTGGATAAACAATGGTGTGATAACCATTGATTTGCATGGCCAGCATGTCAAACAAGCAATGAAGCTTTTGAAAATCCACCTTCTGAAAGGAACCAATGCGCAGTCGCTTCGGCACCTCAGGGTTATCACCGGCTGTGGTGCAGGAAAGTCCATTCTGAAACAATCAGTCATCAGACTCATCCAGAACGAAGGTATTAAATGGAACGAAGAGAATCCGGGAGCGGTATTAATCAAGCTAGCTTCACAGAGACAACTTCAGGTTCATGGATAG